From a single Desulfovibrionales bacterium genomic region:
- a CDS encoding efflux RND transporter permease subunit, with protein MNIPELFIRRPVMTTLVMFGVLLFGIVAYRLLPVSELPNVDFPTIQVSATLPGSNPETMASSIATPLEREFSTIAGLDSMTSTSALGNTQITLQFSLDRDLDAAAQDVQTAISKAQRLLPADLPNPPSFRKVNPADEPILYLALSSPVLPLSTVDEYAQTLMAQRISMISGVAQVQVYGSQKYAVRIQVDPNALSSKGIGLDEVEKAVMRGNVNLPTGTLYGKHQALTIQATGQLTDAASYRTLIVAYRNGAPVRLQELGKVVDSVENDKVANWFNTASESRRAIVLAIQRQPGTNTVEVVNAIKKLIPTFRLQIPASIDLNILYDRSESIGESIADVKFTLYLSICLVVLVIFLFLRNLSATIIPSLALPMSIIGTFSVMYLLGYSLDNLSLMALTLCVGFVVDDAIVMLENIVRHMEMGKGKLQAALDGSREIAFTIVSMTISLAAVFIPLLFMGGVLGRLLHEFAVTIGVAILVSGVVSLTLSPMLCSRFLKPHGAEQHGKFYAVSERFFNGMLNAYDVTLKWVLKHGLATLILSILLIFATGYLFMIVPKGFVPDVDTGQIRGFTEAAQDISFDSMVRHQKAVADVIRQEPAVDGFMSSVGASSMSPTGNSGRFFLRLKPMSERKVDANEIIQRLRAKLARIPGIRAFLQNPPSIRIGGRTTKSLYQYTIQGPDMKELYQWAPLLENKLRELPELQDVNSDLQIASPQVFVDIDRDKAQACSITADQIENTLYNAYGSRQISTIYTPTNQYQVIMEVQPQFQLSPDSLSMLYIRSASGQLVPCDTVARLKRTISPLTINHTGQLPSVTISFNLKPGVALGDGVSRIQKLVRDLRLPATLSTSFQGTAQEFQSSLRGMWILLVMAILVIYIILGILYESFIHPLTILSGIPSAGVGALVTLLIFRIDLSIYAWVGIIMLIGIVKKNAIMMIDFALAVQRREGKPPAQAIYEGCILRFRPIMMTTMAALMGTLPIALGFGAGAEARRPLGLAVVGGLLLSQLLTLYITPVVYIYMEKLQERTRRLFRIGKNHKNSVIPDS; from the coding sequence ATGAATATCCCCGAACTATTCATAAGACGTCCGGTCATGACCACGCTTGTCATGTTTGGTGTCTTATTATTCGGTATTGTTGCTTACCGGCTTCTCCCGGTAAGTGAGCTGCCGAATGTGGATTTTCCCACGATTCAGGTCTCAGCAACTCTTCCTGGATCCAACCCCGAAACCATGGCCTCTTCCATTGCGACTCCTCTCGAGCGCGAATTTTCCACAATCGCCGGACTCGATTCCATGACCTCGACCAGCGCCCTGGGAAATACCCAGATCACGCTTCAATTTTCTCTGGATCGGGACCTTGATGCCGCGGCCCAGGATGTCCAGACTGCCATATCCAAGGCCCAGCGACTTCTTCCGGCCGATTTGCCAAACCCCCCCTCGTTCCGGAAAGTCAATCCCGCGGACGAGCCGATCCTCTACCTCGCATTGAGCTCGCCCGTTCTGCCGCTTTCTACTGTAGACGAGTATGCCCAAACATTAATGGCCCAGCGTATATCCATGATAAGCGGTGTGGCTCAGGTCCAGGTTTATGGATCGCAGAAGTACGCGGTTCGTATTCAGGTGGACCCGAACGCTCTATCTTCCAAAGGAATCGGGCTCGATGAAGTGGAAAAGGCCGTCATGAGGGGCAACGTTAACCTCCCTACCGGAACACTGTACGGGAAGCATCAGGCCCTTACTATACAAGCGACGGGACAACTCACAGATGCAGCATCCTACCGCACGCTTATAGTAGCTTATCGCAATGGGGCTCCGGTCCGGCTGCAGGAACTGGGCAAGGTCGTTGACAGCGTTGAAAACGATAAAGTGGCCAACTGGTTCAATACCGCATCCGAGAGCCGCCGCGCCATAGTCCTGGCCATTCAGCGCCAGCCTGGGACCAACACGGTTGAGGTAGTAAACGCCATCAAGAAGCTCATACCCACTTTCCGGCTTCAGATACCTGCTTCCATCGACCTCAATATCCTGTATGACCGTTCCGAATCCATCGGTGAATCGATTGCGGATGTCAAATTTACGCTTTATCTAAGTATCTGTCTTGTGGTTTTGGTGATCTTCCTTTTCCTCAGGAACCTCTCAGCTACGATCATACCGAGCCTGGCGCTCCCCATGTCGATCATCGGCACCTTCTCGGTCATGTACCTTCTGGGTTACAGCCTGGATAACCTGTCTCTAATGGCGCTGACTCTTTGTGTAGGTTTCGTGGTAGATGATGCCATTGTAATGCTCGAGAATATAGTGCGGCATATGGAGATGGGCAAGGGGAAACTTCAGGCCGCTCTTGATGGATCCAGAGAGATTGCTTTTACCATTGTGTCCATGACCATCTCACTTGCCGCGGTATTTATCCCGCTTCTCTTTATGGGAGGCGTTCTGGGACGATTGCTCCACGAATTTGCTGTGACTATTGGAGTAGCCATCTTGGTGTCAGGAGTGGTTTCGCTTACTCTTTCTCCGATGCTTTGCAGCCGCTTTCTAAAGCCCCATGGCGCGGAACAGCATGGCAAGTTCTATGCTGTTTCCGAACGCTTTTTTAATGGCATGCTCAACGCCTACGATGTTACTCTTAAATGGGTGCTAAAACATGGTCTGGCCACTCTGATCCTATCCATTCTCCTTATCTTTGCCACGGGATATCTCTTCATGATAGTCCCCAAAGGATTCGTGCCGGATGTGGATACCGGCCAGATACGGGGGTTTACCGAAGCTGCTCAGGATATCTCTTTTGATTCCATGGTTCGGCATCAGAAAGCGGTTGCTGACGTGATCCGGCAAGAGCCTGCAGTGGACGGCTTTATGTCTAGTGTTGGAGCGAGCAGTATGAGTCCGACCGGCAATTCCGGACGATTCTTCCTTCGTCTAAAACCGATGTCCGAGCGAAAAGTGGATGCCAACGAAATAATCCAACGGCTTCGGGCAAAATTGGCAAGGATTCCGGGGATCAGGGCCTTTCTCCAGAATCCCCCTTCGATCCGCATCGGGGGACGTACGACCAAGAGCCTCTACCAGTATACTATTCAGGGCCCGGATATGAAGGAACTATATCAGTGGGCCCCCTTACTTGAAAATAAATTGCGTGAGCTTCCGGAACTGCAGGATGTGAATAGTGACTTACAGATCGCAAGTCCCCAGGTGTTTGTGGATATCGATCGTGATAAGGCACAAGCTTGCAGTATTACGGCAGATCAGATTGAAAACACACTTTATAACGCCTACGGCTCCAGACAAATCTCTACTATCTATACACCAACCAACCAGTATCAGGTTATTATGGAGGTACAGCCACAATTCCAGCTTTCGCCAGACTCCCTTTCCATGCTTTATATCCGTTCGGCATCCGGCCAACTTGTGCCATGTGATACGGTGGCCAGATTGAAGCGGACTATTAGCCCGCTAACCATCAACCACACGGGCCAGCTACCTTCTGTGACCATTTCCTTTAATCTTAAACCGGGGGTTGCTCTTGGTGACGGCGTGAGCCGGATACAGAAGCTGGTCCGGGACCTTCGCCTGCCCGCTACCCTCAGCACCAGTTTCCAGGGAACCGCGCAGGAATTTCAATCGTCCTTAAGAGGTATGTGGATCCTCTTAGTTATGGCCATCCTGGTCATTTACATAATCCTTGGGATACTATATGAAAGTTTTATTCATCCGTTGACGATCCTTTCAGGGATTCCTTCAGCTGGTGTAGGGGCTCTTGTCACGCTCCTTATCTTCCGAATAGATTTGAGTATTTATGCCTGGGTTGGGATCATAATGCTCATAGGAATCGTGAAGAAAAACGCCATCATGATGATCGATTTCGCCTTAGCTGTTCAGCGACGCGAGGGAAAGCCACCGGCCCAGGCTATCTACGAAGGTTGCATCCTTCGTTTCCGGCCAATCATGATGACCACCATGGCTGCGCTTATGGGAACTCTTCCAATAGCGCTTGGCTTTGGCGCCGGAGCCGAAGCAAGGCGGCCTTTAGGTCTGGCCGTGGTCGGCGGGCTGCTGCTCTCTCAGCTATTGACGCTCTATATCACACCGGTTGTTTATATCTATATGGAAAAGCTTCAGGAAAGAACGAGAAGATTATTCCGGATTGGGAAAAACCACAAAAATAGTGTAATCCCGGATTCCTAG
- a CDS encoding pseudouridine synthase, producing the protein MEERLHKALARIGIASRRHAEDLIRQGRVTVNGRIVTAMGIKVDTEKDMILIDDRPLPPPAPLIYALLNKPKGFVTTLRDPQKRPIVTDLLKDISVRVCPVGRLDYDTEGLLLLTNDGDLSFKLQHPRFKAYKTYEAEVKGRPAKQAIDRLRNGVIIEGRKTQPALVKCLRKGEDSSLLEITIREGRKRQIKKMCATIGHPVLNLRRTAFADLKLGHLALGQYRLLNTGEVRKLKNYVMMQPQRRQDAKNG; encoded by the coding sequence ATGGAAGAAAGACTGCACAAGGCATTGGCCCGGATCGGGATCGCCTCGCGAAGACACGCCGAAGATCTCATCCGCCAGGGCAGAGTTACAGTAAATGGCCGCATAGTTACTGCCATGGGTATAAAGGTGGACACCGAAAAGGATATGATCCTCATCGATGACCGGCCATTACCGCCTCCGGCGCCTCTTATCTATGCCCTTTTAAATAAACCCAAAGGATTTGTGACCACGCTGCGGGATCCCCAAAAAAGGCCGATAGTTACCGACCTCTTGAAAGATATATCCGTCCGTGTCTGTCCGGTGGGAAGGCTGGATTACGACACCGAGGGCCTTCTATTGCTTACCAACGACGGGGACTTGTCCTTTAAACTCCAGCATCCGCGTTTTAAGGCGTACAAGACCTACGAAGCAGAGGTAAAAGGGAGACCCGCGAAGCAGGCTATTGATCGCCTGAGAAACGGAGTTATTATAGAAGGCCGTAAGACGCAGCCTGCCCTGGTTAAGTGCCTCCGGAAAGGAGAAGATTCATCTCTTTTGGAGATAACCATTCGGGAAGGCCGGAAAAGGCAGATAAAAAAGATGTGCGCGACCATCGGGCATCCCGTGCTTAATCTGCGCCGTACAGCCTTTGCCGATCTCAAATTGGGTCATCTGGCCCTTGGTCAGTACCGGCTTCTCAATACGGGAGAGGTCAGAAAACTCAAAAATTACGTAATGATGCAGCCACAAAGGCGCCAAGACGCAAAGAATGGATAA
- the scpB gene encoding SMC-Scp complex subunit ScpB, producing the protein MSELKQILEALIFVSETPLRRDKIIDVLPEYKKEEIGATLIQLKDEYDAEGRSFALYEVAEGFQFRTRPEYRDWIARLKKSAPARLSREAMETLAIIAYKQPILRSEIERIRGVDVSGVLKSLLEKKLIRIVGRNKELAGKPLIYGTTQRFLEVFDLRDLSSLPNLKEIKALTPDTVEGKERTPDLFDRSEGTGADS; encoded by the coding sequence ATGTCTGAACTAAAGCAAATTCTGGAGGCCTTGATATTCGTCTCCGAAACACCGCTCCGCCGGGATAAGATTATCGATGTCCTCCCGGAATACAAAAAGGAGGAGATAGGGGCGACCCTGATTCAACTCAAGGACGAATACGATGCCGAAGGCCGCAGTTTCGCCCTTTATGAGGTAGCCGAAGGCTTCCAGTTCAGGACAAGGCCTGAATACAGGGATTGGATTGCCCGCCTGAAAAAATCCGCTCCGGCGCGGCTCAGCCGCGAGGCCATGGAAACGCTGGCCATTATTGCCTACAAGCAACCCATATTGCGGTCTGAAATAGAAAGGATCCGCGGGGTAGATGTAAGCGGCGTCCTGAAATCGCTTCTGGAGAAAAAACTTATTCGCATCGTAGGACGCAACAAGGAATTAGCCGGGAAACCCCTTATCTACGGGACCACCCAAAGATTTTTAGAGGTATTTGATCTAAGGGATCTGTCCTCCCTTCCCAATCTTAAAGAAATCAAGGCCCTTACCCCCGATACTGTCGAGGGCAAAGAAAGGACTCCGGACCTCTTTGACCGGTCTGAGGGAACCGGCGCTGATAGCTGA
- the dnaE gene encoding DNA polymerase III subunit alpha gives MERANFIHLHVHTEYSLLDGAIRLRDLFRTAKEYRMPAIAMTDHGNMFGAVDFYQMARQNDIKPIIGCEVYVAPKNRSDKTARGNEETAFHLVLLTQNQEGYKNLCRLVTAAYFEGFYYKPRVDKELLERYNAGLIALSSCLHGEIPFALLHEGEKAAMEKTAAYARIFPDRFYLELQENGIAEQKTVNSGLKVIADRLSLPLVATNDCHYLRREDARVHDVLLCVQTGKTVGDQNRMRFSTDQLYLRSPAEMESLFSDTPEALQNTVEIARRCNLELELGEYHFPVYPVPEGETLDSKLAEEAKEGLKERLDAITRKEGPDEKKEGVYRERLAYELDVIRQMGFSGYFLIVSDFINYAKKKGVPVGPGRGSAAGSLVAYALRITDIDPLPYDLLFERFLNLERRSMPDIDVDFCKDRREEVLEYISQKYGGKDYTAQIITFGKMQARAVIRDVGRAMSIPYGEVDRIAKLIPNQLNIRLEEALGKEPRLRELAEQDPRVKDLITVSMALEGLPRHASTHAAGVVISDRPIVEYLPLYRGPKGEVLTQYHMKAVDKIGLVKFDLLGLKNLTIIRHAQELIRKEYNEALDFEQIPLDDQKAYELLSRGDTTGVFQLESAGMKELLIKMKPQTFTDLIASVALYRPGPLESGMVDDFVKGKHGQIEVSYPVPQLEEILKETYGVIVYQEQVMQIAGALANYSMGDADVLRAAMGKKIPEIMAAQREKFVTGAVKNSVPRKKAEKLFDLMEKFGGYGFNKSHSTAYALIAYQTAYLKAHYPLPFMAALLTSDMDSTDNVVKHIAECREHGIEILPPDINESDSDFSVVKGKIRFGLAAVKNVGMGAIDSIIAARTQEGPFTSLENFCLRVDLRRVNRRVTESLIKAGAFDYMGARRAQLFAALDDAIGLAQSRQRQKESSQMSIFSEKTLSDTGSSITLPIMEEWPRDQLLNFEKEALGLYISEHPLNGYTHEMEKLVTANTVQVAALPEGKEVTLAGLVRSIKEISTRNGERMAFLSLEDLQGVVEIVVFADSYRDCRDLLKSDKPLLVKGKIAGDERGSKIIASEILGLSQALEKSVAALDVRLSLVGLTPEKIIGLKNIVEGHKGHCPLFLHFNLPGKGEVTISLPSALKVAPSAGFIKEIEAFLGYPAVQNSQINGASS, from the coding sequence ATGGAACGTGCCAATTTTATCCATCTGCATGTCCATACCGAATACAGCCTCCTGGACGGTGCCATCCGCCTCAGGGATCTATTCCGCACGGCCAAAGAATACCGCATGCCGGCCATAGCCATGACCGACCACGGCAATATGTTCGGCGCCGTGGATTTTTATCAGATGGCCCGGCAAAACGATATAAAACCCATCATCGGCTGCGAGGTCTATGTAGCGCCCAAAAACCGTTCGGATAAAACCGCGCGGGGAAACGAAGAGACCGCCTTTCACCTGGTCCTCCTCACCCAGAACCAGGAGGGATACAAAAACCTCTGCCGGCTGGTAACCGCCGCATACTTCGAGGGCTTTTACTACAAGCCGCGCGTCGATAAAGAACTCCTGGAAAGATATAATGCCGGGCTTATCGCCCTTAGCTCCTGCCTGCATGGCGAGATCCCTTTTGCCCTCCTCCACGAAGGCGAAAAGGCCGCCATGGAAAAAACCGCTGCATACGCCCGCATCTTTCCGGATCGCTTTTACCTGGAACTCCAGGAAAACGGCATAGCCGAACAGAAGACGGTTAACAGCGGCCTCAAAGTGATCGCCGATCGCCTCTCCCTGCCCCTGGTAGCTACCAATGACTGCCACTACCTGCGCCGGGAAGACGCCCGCGTCCATGATGTCCTCCTCTGTGTGCAGACCGGAAAGACCGTGGGAGATCAGAACAGGATGAGATTCTCTACCGACCAGCTTTACCTGCGTTCACCGGCCGAGATGGAGTCGCTCTTTTCCGATACCCCGGAGGCCTTACAAAATACCGTAGAAATCGCCCGGCGTTGTAATCTGGAGCTCGAACTGGGGGAATATCATTTCCCCGTCTATCCTGTGCCGGAGGGAGAAACGCTCGACAGTAAACTGGCAGAGGAAGCCAAGGAGGGGCTTAAAGAACGGCTTGATGCTATAACCCGGAAGGAAGGGCCGGATGAAAAAAAAGAAGGGGTTTACCGGGAGAGACTGGCCTACGAACTGGACGTTATCCGGCAGATGGGTTTTTCCGGTTATTTTCTCATCGTATCCGATTTTATCAACTACGCCAAAAAGAAGGGCGTCCCGGTCGGGCCGGGACGCGGTTCGGCCGCCGGCAGCCTGGTGGCCTATGCCTTGCGTATTACGGACATTGACCCGTTGCCTTATGACCTCCTCTTTGAGCGCTTTCTGAACCTCGAAAGGCGCAGCATGCCGGATATTGATGTCGATTTCTGCAAGGATAGAAGGGAAGAAGTCCTGGAATACATATCGCAAAAATATGGAGGTAAGGACTATACGGCCCAGATTATAACCTTTGGCAAGATGCAGGCCCGGGCCGTGATACGGGATGTGGGGCGGGCCATGAGCATACCTTACGGCGAGGTGGACCGGATAGCCAAGCTGATTCCCAATCAACTGAATATAAGACTGGAAGAGGCCCTGGGAAAAGAGCCTCGGCTCAGGGAATTGGCGGAACAGGACCCCAGGGTGAAAGACTTGATTACGGTCTCCATGGCCCTGGAAGGATTGCCGCGGCACGCCTCTACCCACGCGGCGGGCGTGGTCATTTCAGACAGACCCATAGTGGAATATCTGCCGCTGTATCGGGGTCCCAAGGGTGAAGTCCTTACCCAATATCACATGAAGGCCGTGGACAAGATCGGCCTGGTTAAATTTGATCTCCTGGGTCTGAAAAACCTGACTATCATCCGTCATGCCCAGGAATTGATTCGAAAAGAATATAACGAGGCGTTGGATTTCGAGCAAATACCCCTGGATGATCAAAAGGCCTATGAACTACTTTCCCGCGGAGACACAACCGGCGTCTTCCAGCTTGAAAGCGCGGGGATGAAAGAATTGCTTATCAAGATGAAACCCCAGACCTTCACAGACCTCATCGCCTCCGTGGCCCTCTACCGCCCGGGCCCGCTGGAAAGCGGCATGGTCGATGACTTCGTAAAGGGCAAACACGGCCAGATTGAGGTAAGCTATCCCGTACCCCAGTTGGAAGAGATACTCAAAGAGACTTACGGGGTGATCGTCTATCAGGAACAGGTCATGCAGATCGCCGGCGCCCTGGCCAATTACTCCATGGGTGACGCCGATGTCCTGCGGGCGGCTATGGGGAAGAAGATACCCGAAATAATGGCCGCACAAAGGGAAAAGTTCGTCACCGGCGCCGTAAAAAACAGCGTCCCCAGGAAAAAGGCGGAAAAGCTGTTTGACCTCATGGAAAAATTCGGCGGTTATGGCTTCAATAAATCCCACAGCACGGCTTACGCCCTTATCGCTTACCAGACCGCCTATCTCAAGGCCCATTATCCCCTGCCCTTTATGGCCGCCCTGCTTACCAGCGACATGGACTCCACGGATAACGTGGTTAAACATATAGCAGAGTGTCGTGAACATGGGATTGAGATCCTGCCGCCGGACATCAATGAAAGCGACAGCGACTTCAGTGTAGTTAAAGGAAAGATTCGCTTTGGTCTGGCCGCCGTAAAGAATGTGGGGATGGGAGCCATTGACTCCATAATCGCCGCCCGGACCCAGGAAGGCCCGTTTACCTCTCTGGAAAACTTCTGCCTCAGGGTTGACCTGCGGCGGGTCAACCGCCGGGTGACGGAAAGCCTGATAAAGGCCGGGGCCTTTGATTATATGGGCGCCAGGCGTGCCCAGCTTTTTGCTGCCCTGGATGACGCGATAGGCTTGGCCCAAAGCAGGCAGCGTCAAAAGGAATCCAGTCAAATGTCTATATTTAGCGAAAAGACCCTTTCGGATACCGGTTCATCCATCACCCTGCCTATCATGGAAGAGTGGCCTCGAGATCAGTTGCTAAATTTTGAGAAGGAGGCGCTGGGTCTCTACATAAGTGAGCACCCCCTCAACGGATATACCCATGAGATGGAAAAGTTGGTTACGGCCAATACTGTTCAGGTCGCTGCCCTCCCGGAGGGTAAGGAAGTTACCCTGGCGGGCCTGGTCAGGAGCATAAAAGAGATAAGCACCAGAAATGGTGAACGGATGGCCTTCCTTTCTCTGGAAGACCTCCAGGGGGTGGTTGAAATAGTAGTTTTTGCGGATAGTTACCGCGACTGCCGGGATCTGCTTAAAAGCGATAAGCCCTTACTGGTAAAAGGTAAGATCGCCGGTGATGAAAGAGGGTCTAAGATAATAGCGTCTGAGATTCTCGGTCTCAGCCAGGCGCTGGAAAAAAGTGTCGCCGCATTGGATGTGCGGCTTTCCCTGGTGGGATTAACGCCGGAAAAGATCATAGGCTTAAAGAATATAGTCGAGGGGCACAAGGGCCATTGCCCATTGTTTCTCCATTTTAATCTCCCCGGCAAGGGCGAAGTGACCATAAGTCTCCCATCCGCGCTTAAGGTCGCTCCTTCTGCCGGGTTTATAAAGGAGATCGAGGCCTTTTTGGGCTATCCAGCCGTTCAAAACTCCCAGATTAACGGTGCATCCAGCTAG
- the guaA gene encoding glutamine-hydrolyzing GMP synthase yields the protein MKNNIHAEKILILDFGSQYTQLIARRIRENKVYCEIHPFNLSLAAIRAFQPKGIILSGGPSSVYDKGAPISTPEIYNLGVPVLGICYGMQLMAHQFGGKVAHAAKREYGHADLFIDDAGDLFYGLEPGREKTHPVWMSHGDKVNRLPAGFAPVAHTAHSSIAALRHRERPLFGVQFHPEVAHTSIGNHVLKNFIIRICKIRPRWTMKSFIENTVEAIREKVGPDRVICGLSGGVDSSVVAVLIHKAIGPQLTCIFVNNGMLRKGEPESVRNLFTRHYNIKLADVDASGYFLKQLKGVVDPEVKRRIIGHGFIHIFEKEARRIGKVKYLAQGTLYPDVIESVSFKGPSAVIKTHHNVGGLPEIMKLELIEPLRELFKDEVRKVGLELGMPKDIVYRQPFPGPGLAIRILGEVTAERLAILREADAIVLGEVKKAGLYRKVWQSFAVLLPIKTVGVMGDQRTYEHVIALRVVDSLDAMTADWSKIPYNLLSAISNRIINEVTGVNRVVYDISSKPPSTIEWE from the coding sequence ATGAAAAATAATATTCACGCCGAAAAAATACTGATCCTGGATTTTGGTTCGCAATATACCCAGCTTATTGCCAGGCGCATCCGCGAAAACAAGGTTTATTGCGAGATTCACCCCTTTAACCTGTCCTTAGCCGCAATCCGCGCCTTCCAGCCGAAGGGTATTATACTTTCCGGAGGACCGTCCTCGGTCTATGATAAAGGCGCCCCCATAAGCACACCGGAAATCTATAATCTTGGCGTACCGGTACTGGGCATCTGTTATGGTATGCAGCTTATGGCCCATCAATTCGGCGGAAAGGTGGCGCATGCCGCAAAGCGGGAATATGGCCATGCCGATCTCTTCATCGACGACGCCGGAGACCTGTTTTACGGCCTGGAACCGGGCCGGGAGAAGACCCACCCGGTGTGGATGAGCCACGGGGATAAGGTTAACCGCCTCCCGGCCGGATTCGCGCCTGTCGCCCACACGGCGCACTCCTCTATTGCCGCCCTGCGGCACAGGGAAAGGCCTCTATTTGGGGTGCAATTCCATCCCGAGGTGGCGCACACCTCCATCGGAAATCATGTCCTGAAAAACTTCATAATCCGCATCTGTAAGATCAGGCCGCGCTGGACCATGAAATCCTTCATTGAGAACACGGTGGAGGCCATTAGAGAAAAGGTCGGCCCGGATCGGGTTATTTGCGGCCTCAGCGGCGGTGTGGACTCTTCAGTGGTAGCCGTGCTCATACATAAGGCCATCGGCCCGCAGCTTACCTGTATCTTCGTAAATAACGGGATGCTCCGGAAGGGCGAGCCGGAAAGCGTCCGCAATCTCTTCACGCGGCATTATAATATTAAACTCGCCGATGTGGACGCCTCAGGGTATTTCCTTAAACAACTGAAAGGGGTCGTTGATCCTGAGGTCAAGAGGCGTATCATAGGTCACGGCTTTATACATATCTTCGAGAAGGAGGCCCGGCGCATAGGTAAGGTCAAGTACCTGGCCCAGGGCACCCTGTACCCGGATGTTATTGAAAGCGTCTCCTTTAAAGGCCCTTCCGCCGTAATCAAGACCCACCATAATGTGGGCGGCCTGCCGGAAATCATGAAGCTTGAACTCATTGAACCCCTCCGGGAACTATTCAAGGATGAAGTGCGCAAGGTCGGCCTGGAGCTGGGCATGCCCAAAGATATCGTCTATCGACAGCCGTTTCCCGGACCGGGGCTGGCCATCCGTATCCTTGGGGAGGTAACCGCAGAAAGGCTGGCTATCCTGCGGGAGGCCGATGCCATCGTCCTCGGAGAGGTGAAAAAGGCTGGTCTATACCGAAAGGTATGGCAGTCCTTTGCTGTCCTCTTACCTATCAAGACGGTGGGAGTTATGGGCGACCAGAGGACGTATGAGCATGTCATAGCCCTTCGGGTGGTGGACAGCCTCGATGCCATGACTGCTGATTGGAGCAAGATACCCTATAACCTGCTCAGCGCCATATCCAATCGCATCATTAATGAGGTAACGGGCGTAAACCGCGTAGTTTATGACATCTCTTCCAAGCCGCCCAGCACTATAGAATGGGAATAG
- the guaB gene encoding IMP dehydrogenase: MLHEIKEAYTFDDLLLVPQNSSVLPKDVDTATRLTRNIKLSIPLISAAMDTVTEAHTAISMAREGGLGIIHKNMPIESQVLEVEKVKKSESGMIVDPVTVSPGQKIYEVLNIMQQYRISGVPVVEGKKLVGIVTNRDLRFETNLDQDVEKVMTKEDLVTAPVGISLEESKVLLHKKRIEKLLVVDDEGNLKGLITIKDIEKIIKYPMACKDSLGRLRVGAAVSVGPGRIEHVNALVEAGVDVIVIDSAHGDSENVVKAIKDIRKHFSGLELVAGNVATAEGAERLIKAGTTGVKVGVGPGSICTTRIVAGIGIPQMTAIHNCALVCNKYDIPVIADGGIKFSGDVTKAIGAGAHSVMIGSLFAGTEESPGETVLYQGRTYKVYRGMGSLEAMKKGSKDRYFQENIEQLSKLVPEGIEGRVPYRGPLAATVYQLIGGLRAGMGYVGCKTIEELRHKATFVRITPAGLRESHVHDVIITKEAPNYRVEQ; the protein is encoded by the coding sequence ATGTTACACGAAATAAAGGAAGCTTATACCTTTGACGACCTGTTGCTGGTACCCCAGAATTCATCAGTTTTACCCAAGGATGTGGATACGGCTACCCGGTTGACACGCAACATTAAGCTCAGTATCCCCCTGATTAGCGCCGCTATGGATACTGTAACCGAGGCCCATACAGCCATCAGCATGGCCCGGGAAGGCGGATTGGGAATCATACACAAGAACATGCCGATCGAAAGCCAGGTGCTGGAGGTGGAAAAGGTCAAGAAGTCTGAAAGCGGCATGATTGTTGATCCGGTGACCGTCAGCCCGGGACAGAAGATATACGAGGTATTGAACATCATGCAGCAATACCGCATCTCCGGCGTGCCGGTAGTAGAAGGGAAAAAGCTGGTCGGCATTGTCACTAACCGAGACCTTCGCTTTGAGACCAATCTGGATCAGGACGTGGAAAAAGTAATGACCAAGGAGGACCTGGTAACCGCTCCGGTAGGAATAAGTCTGGAAGAATCAAAGGTTCTTCTGCATAAGAAGCGTATTGAAAAACTATTAGTGGTTGATGATGAAGGAAATCTGAAGGGTTTGATCACCATAAAAGATATTGAAAAAATAATAAAATATCCCATGGCCTGCAAGGATAGCCTGGGTCGGCTCAGAGTAGGCGCGGCCGTTAGCGTGGGTCCGGGACGGATTGAACACGTAAATGCCTTGGTGGAGGCCGGAGTTGACGTTATAGTTATTGATTCTGCCCATGGAGACTCAGAAAACGTCGTCAAAGCGATAAAAGATATCAGAAAGCATTTTTCCGGGCTGGAACTTGTCGCCGGTAATGTAGCCACCGCGGAAGGCGCTGAACGATTAATTAAAGCCGGGACAACCGGCGTAAAGGTGGGGGTCGGCCCCGGCTCCATCTGTACAACACGCATCGTCGCCGGCATCGGAATACCACAAATGACGGCTATACACAACTGTGCGCTGGTATGCAATAAGTATGACATACCGGTCATTGCGGACGGCGGCATCAAGTTTTCCGGGGATGTAACCAAGGCCATAGGCGCCGGAGCCCATTCTGTGATGATAGGAAGCCTTTTTGCCGGCACGGAAGAAAGCCCGGGTGAAACCGTGCTCTATCAGGGGCGGACCTACAAGGTCTATCGGGGCATGGGATCCTTAGAGGCCATGAAAAAAGGAAGTAAGGATCGCTACTTCCAGGAAAATATCGAACAGTTGTCCAAGCTTGTGCCGGAGGGCATTGAAGGCCGGGTTCCCTACCGCGGTCCCCTGGCAGCCACGGTATATCAATTGATAGGCGGCCTGAGGGCGGGCATGGGCTATGTAGGCTGTAAAACCATAGAGGAACTCCGCCATAAAGCGACTTTTGTCAGGATTACCCCGGCCGGCCTGAGAGAAAGCCATGTCCACGACGTCATCATAACCAAAGAGGCCCCAAATTATAGAGTGGAGCAATAA